CTGAACAACATCGACACCAGTTTCCGCCAGGGCCGCCCGGAGCTCACGATCGCCTATGACCGCGACAAGCTTGCCCAAGGCGGCCAGTCGGCGTTGCTCGTCGGCTCCCTGGTCAAGGCGGCCGTCCAGGGCGACACGGTGGCCACCTTCAAGCTGGGGGACCAAGACCTTGACGTGGTCCTGAGGCTTCGCCCGGAGGACCGAGGAAGCCCGACGGCCGTCTCCGAGCTGACCTTCATGTCGGCCGCCGGACGACCGTTCAAGCTCAAGGACGTCGCCACCATCAGCCAGGGGACCGGCCCTGACACCATCCAGCGGGAGCAGAACCAACGGGTGGCGACGATCAACGCCGGGCTCAGCGGCCGCGACCTCGGCACGGCCATCAATGACGTGAAAAAGGCCGTCTCCGAAATCGCCCTGCCCGACGGATACAGCGTCGAGTACAGCGGCGAGTACTCCGAGATGCAGGACGCCTTCTCCGGCCTGACCCTGGCCATGGTCCTGGCCGTCATCCTCGTCTACATGGTCATGGCCTCCCAGTTCGAGTCCCTCCTGCACCCCTTCGTCATCATGTTCACCATGCCGATGGCCATCATCGGGGTGATGGCCGCCCTGTACTTCGGGCACCTGCCGTGGTCGATCCCCTCGATCATCGCCTCTATCGTCCTGGCCGGGGTGGTCGTCAACAACGCCATTGTCATGATCGACTTCATCAATCAGCTCCGGGCGGATGGCAGGGACCGCGAGGAGGCCGTCCTGGTCGGGGCGGCGGCCCGCCTGAGGCCGATCCTGATGACCACTCTGACGACCATCCTTGGGCTCATCCCGATGGCGCTGGTCACCGGCGAGGGCACCGAGTTGACCAAGCCCCTCTCGCTGGTCCTCATCGGCGGCCTGTCGACCTCGACCCTGCTGACCCTGTTCATGATCCCGATCATCTACACGTTCTTCGACCTCGTCGCCGGTGTCTTCAGGCGTCGTCCGGCGGCCCAGGCGCCCTTGGGTGACGGCGGCAGCCGGACCTGACCACGAGCGGTCAAGGGGAAGACGAAGCCACCGTTCAGGGGCCCGATCGAGCCCTCTGGCCGGTGGCTTGTTCGTTGCTTCGGGGCGAGGGCTCAACGCCATTCAAGCGGCTTCCCGTCGAGGAACACCTGACGTAGGGCGGCTCGTCCGAAGTGGTCGACCAGGGCCTCCACCGTCAGGCTGGAGGCCTGGCCTTCGATTCCCTTGCCCTGACCCTCCGGCAGATAAAACTGCTCGATGCCATACCTCAAGCTGACTCTGGCCGGCTGGGATTGGGTCCGGCCGGTTCCGTCGGCCGCCGATCCTGGGTCGTACCACATGACCTTAGCCTTTGCGGCCATCTCATCGTCTCCGACCCGGGGCCTCCGGATGGTGACCGCCATCGCCTTCCAATAGGGATTGCCCTTCTTCAGGGTGACCCAGA
This DNA window, taken from Bacillota bacterium, encodes the following:
- a CDS encoding GDYXXLXY domain-containing protein, whose amino-acid sequence is MPTKTRFWLAVAVQLLVLAGMVGLHGFTVATGRAVLLKTAPIDPWDPLRGRYVQLNYEISQPTSDRVAITGGPYKRGQLVWVTLKKGNPYWKAMAVTIRRPRVGDDEMAAKAKVMWYDPGSAADGTGRTQSQPARVSLRYGIEQFYLPEGQGKGIEGQASSLTVEALVDHFGRAALRQVFLDGKPLEWR